In Pseudomonadota bacterium, a single window of DNA contains:
- a CDS encoding TetR family transcriptional regulator: protein MASKPRKTVDKTQPGTPERILDAAEKLFADSGYDGVSLRHITREAGVELALANYHFGPKLELFRAVVRRRAEALNAQRFALLAELDDSASIEQLIHAFTAPFLERSMRGGPGWKNYARVIAQITNSPRWQPDIIATEFDPVAKVFIERILRLFPKAREEDLYWGFYFLLGAMTVTFAETGRVDSLSGGRFKATDLDAIHARMIPFLAAGFRALCEEGAPQADAD, encoded by the coding sequence TTGGCAAGCAAACCCCGCAAGACCGTCGACAAGACTCAACCCGGCACGCCCGAACGCATCCTCGACGCGGCCGAGAAGCTGTTCGCCGACTCGGGTTACGACGGCGTGTCGCTGCGCCACATCACGCGCGAGGCGGGCGTGGAACTGGCGCTCGCCAACTACCACTTCGGGCCCAAGCTCGAATTGTTCCGCGCGGTGGTGCGGCGCCGTGCCGAGGCCTTGAACGCGCAACGCTTCGCGCTGCTCGCCGAGCTCGATGACAGCGCCAGCATCGAACAGTTGATCCACGCTTTCACCGCGCCGTTCCTCGAACGCAGCATGCGCGGCGGGCCGGGCTGGAAGAACTACGCGCGGGTCATCGCGCAGATCACCAATTCACCGCGCTGGCAGCCGGACATCATCGCCACCGAGTTCGACCCGGTGGCCAAGGTCTTCATCGAACGCATCCTGCGCCTGTTTCCCAAGGCCCGCGAGGAAGACTTGTACTGGGGGTTCTATTTCCTGCTCGGCGCCATGACCGTCACGTTCGCCGAGACCGGCCGTGTCGATTCACTGTCGGGCGGACGCTTCAAGGCCACCGATCTCGACGCCATCCATGCGCGCATGATCCCGTTCCTGGCGGCGGGCTTTCGCGCGCTGTGCGAGGAAGGCGCGCCGCAAGCCGACGCGGATTGA